One Glycine max cultivar Williams 82 chromosome 4, Glycine_max_v4.0, whole genome shotgun sequence DNA segment encodes these proteins:
- the LOC100816263 gene encoding transcriptional corepressor LEUNIG isoform X2 produces the protein MSQTNWEADKMLDVYIHDYLVKRDLKASAQAFQAEGKVSSDPVAIDAPGGFLFEWWSVFWDIFIARTNEKHSEVAASYIETQLIKAREQQQQQNQQQPQPQQSQHQQQQQQQHMQMQQLLLQRAQQQQQQQQQQQQQQQQQQQQQQQQQQQQQQQQPQSQQQQSQPQQQQSRDRAHLLNGSANGLVGNPGTANALATKMYEERLKLPLQRDPLDDAAMKQRFGENMGQLLDPNHASILKSAAAPGQPSGQVLHGAAGGMSPQVQARTQQLPGSTLDIKGEISPVLNPRAAGPEGSLMGMPGSNQGSNNLTLKGWPLTGLEQLRSGLLQQQKPFMQAPQPFHQLQMLTPQHQQQLMLAQQNLASPSASEESRRLRMLLNNRNIGLNKDSLSNPVGDVVSNVGSPLQGGGPPFPRGDTDMLMKLKLAQLQQQQQQSSTNAQQQQLQQHVLSNQQSQTSNHSMHQQDKVGGGGGSVTVDGSMSNSFRGNDQIVRKRKQPGSSSGPANSSGTANTTGPSPSSAPSTPSTHTPGDVISMPALPHSGSSSKPLMMFSTDGTGTLTSPSNQLWDDKDLELQADVDRFVEDGSLDENVESFLSHDDTDPRDTVGRCMDVSKGFTFSDVNSVRASTSKVACCHFSSDGKLLASGGHDKRVVLWYTDSLKQKATLEEHSSLITDVRFSPSMPRLATSSFDKTVRVWDVDNPGYSLRTFTGHSTSVMSLDFHPNKDDLICSCDGDGEIRYWSINNGSCARVSKGGTTQMRFQPRLGRYLAAAAENIVSIFDVETQACRYSLKGHTKPVDCVCWDPSGELLASVSEDSVRVWTLGSGSEGECVHELSCNGNKFHASVFHPTYPSLLVIGCYQSLELWNMSENKTMTLSAHDGLITSLAVSTVNGLVASASHDKFLKLWK, from the exons ATGTCTCAGACCAACTGGGAAGCTGACAAGAT GTTAGATGTTTACATCCATGATTATCTTGTTAAGAGGGACTTGAAGGCTTCTGCTCAGGCCTTTCAAGCTGAAGGAAAAGTATCCTCGGACCCTGTTG CTATTGATGCCCCGGGAGGTTTTCTGTTCGAGTGGTGGTCGGTTTTCTGGGATATATTTATTGCAAGGACGAATGAGAAGCACTCAGAGGTTGCTGCTTCGTATATTGAG ACACAATTAATAAAGGCAAGGGAGCAACAACAGCAGCAGAACCAGCAGCAGCCACAACCCCAGCAGTCACAGCAtcaacaacagcagcagcaacaacacatGCAGATGCAACAGCTCCTGTTGCAGAGAGCAcagcaacagcagcagcaacaacaacaacaacagcagcagcagcagcagcaacaacaacaacagcagcagcagcagcaacaacaacaacaacaacagccacAATCGCAGCAACAACAGTCACAACCGCAACAACAGCAAAGTAGGGATAGGGCTCATCTTTTAAATGGTAGTGCAAATGGGTTAGTCGGAAACCCTGGAACTGCAAATGCACTAGCAACAAAAATGTATGAGGAAAGATTAAAACTTCCCCTTCAAAGGGACCCTTTGGATGATGCAGCAATGAAG CAAAGATTTGGTGAAAACATGGGCCAACTCTTGGACCCAAATCATGCATCGATATTAAAGTCAGCTGCAGCTCCTGGCCAGCCTTCAGg GCAAGTTTTGCATGGTGCTGCTGGTGGGATGTCTCCACAAGTTCAAGCACGTACTCAACAATTACCAGGGTCTACTCTG GATATTAAGGGTGAGATTAGTCCTGTTTTAAATCCCAGAGCTGCTGGTCCTGAAGGATCATTGATGGGAATGCCTG GATCAAATCAAGGTAGCAATAATTTGACTTTGAAAGGGTGGCCTCTCACA GGTTTGGAGCAACTGCGCTCTGGTCTACTCCAGCAACAAAAACCTTTCATGCAGGCTCCTCAACCTTTTCATCAACTCCAAATGTTGACACCACAGCATCAGCAACAGCTTATGCTGGCGCAACAAAATCTGGCATCACCATCTGCCAGTGAAGAAAGTAGAAGATTGAGAATGCTATTGAATAATAGGAATATTGGTCTAAATAAGGACAGTCTTTCAAATCCTGTTGGTGACGTGGTATCAAATGTCGGATCCCCTCTTCAAGGTGGTGGCCCTCCTTTTCCTCGTGGAGATACAGATATGCTAATGAAG TTGAAGCTGGCTCAGTTacagcaacagcaacaacagTCAAGTACTAATGCACAGCAGCAGCAGCTTCAACAACATGTCCTTTCAAACCAGCAATCTCAGACTTCTAATCATAGCATGCATCAGCAAGATAAAGTAGGGGGAGGTGGTGGCAGTGTCACTGTGGATGGTAGCATGTCAAACTCATTTAGAGGAAATGACCAG ATTGTGAGAAAGAGAAAGCAGCCTGGATCCTCATCAGGTCCTGCCAATAGTTCAGGAACGGCAAATACAACAGGTCCATCACCAAGTTCAGCACCCTCAACTCCGTCGACTCATACGCCTGGAGATGTGATATCAATGCCTGCCTTGCCGCATAGTGGTAGTTCTTCAAAGCCTCTAATGATGTTTAGCACAGATGGTACTGGAACCCTTACGTCACCTTCTAACCAGTTG TGGGATGATAAGGATCTTGAATTGCAGGCTGATGTGGATCGCTTTGTGGAGGATGGATCTCTAGATGAAAATGTCGAGTCTTTTTTGTCCCATGATGACACAGACCCTAGAGATACTGTTGGCCGTTGTATGGATGTAAGCAAAG gCTTCACATTTTCTGATGTAAATTCTGTACGGGCAAGCACAAGCAAAGTTGCCTGTTGCCATTTCTCATCTGATGGGAAGTTACTAGCAAGTGGTGGCCATGACAAAAGG GTTGTTTTATGGTACACAGATTCTCTAAAACAAAAGGCTACTCTTGAAGAGCATTCATCTTTGATTACTGATGTCCGTTTCAGTCCAAGCATGCCTCGTCTTGCAACATCTTCATTCGACAAAACTGTCAGGGTTTGGGATGTTGACAAT CCTGGTTATTCACTTCGTACTTTCACGGGACATTCAACATCTGTTATGTCACTAGATTTTCATCCAAATAAAGATGACCTCATCTGCTCTTGTGATGGTGATGGTGAGATACGGTATTGGAGCATAAACAATGGCAGTTGTGCTAGAGTGTCCAAG GGTGGCACCACACAGATGAGATTTCAGCCTCGTCTCGGGAGGTACCTTGCTGCAGCGGCAGAGAATATTGTGTCTATATTTGATGTGGAGACACAAGCGTGTCGATATTCACTAAAG GGACACACAAAACCAGTGGATTGTGTTTGTTGGGATCCTTCTGGGGAGTTGCTGGCATCTGTGAGTGAGGACTCTGTCAGGGTTTGGACTCTTGGATCAGGGAGTGAAGGGGAATGTGTTCATGAACTTAGCTGTAATGGCAATAAGTTTCATGCATCTGTTTTCCACCCAACGTACCCTTCATTGCTGGTCATTGGCTGTTACCAG TCATTGGAGCTGTGGAATATGAGCGAGAACAAGACAATGACTCTGTCTGCTCATGATGGTCTCATTACTTCCTTGGCGGTTTCAACTGTAAATGGTTTGGTTGCTTCAGCCAGTCATGACAAGTTCCTCAAGCTCTGGAAGTGA
- the LOC100816263 gene encoding transcriptional corepressor LEUNIG isoform X3 — protein sequence MSQTNWEADKMLDVYIHDYLVKRDLKASAQAFQAEGKVSSDPVAIDAPGGFLFEWWSVFWDIFIARTNEKHSEVAASYIETQLIKAREQQQQQNQQQPQPQQSQHQQQQQQQHMQMQQLLLQRAQQQQQQQQQQQQQQQQQQQQQQQQQQQQQQQQPQSQQQQSQPQQQQSRDRAHLLNGSANGLVGNPGTANALATKMYEERLKLPLQRDPLDDAAMKQRFGENMGQLLDPNHASILKSAAAPGQPSGQVLHGAAGGMSPQVQARTQQLPGSTLDIKGEISPVLNPRAAGPEGSLMGMPGSNQGSNNLTLKGWPLTGLEQLRSGLLQQQKPFMQAPQPFHQLQMLTPQHQQQLMLAQQNLASPSASEESRRLRMLLNNRNIGLNKDSLSNPVGDVVSNVGSPLQGGGPPFPRGDTDMLMKLKLAQLQQQQQQSSTNAQQQQLQQHVLSNQQSQTSNHSMHQQDKVGGGGGSVTVDGSMSNSFRGNDQVSKNQIVRKRKQPGSSSGPANSSGTANTTGPSPSSAPSTPSTHTPGDVISMPALPHSGSSSKPLMMFSTDGTGTLTSPSNQLADVDRFVEDGSLDENVESFLSHDDTDPRDTVGRCMDVSKGFTFSDVNSVRASTSKVACCHFSSDGKLLASGGHDKRVVLWYTDSLKQKATLEEHSSLITDVRFSPSMPRLATSSFDKTVRVWDVDNPGYSLRTFTGHSTSVMSLDFHPNKDDLICSCDGDGEIRYWSINNGSCARVSKGGTTQMRFQPRLGRYLAAAAENIVSIFDVETQACRYSLKGHTKPVDCVCWDPSGELLASVSEDSVRVWTLGSGSEGECVHELSCNGNKFHASVFHPTYPSLLVIGCYQSLELWNMSENKTMTLSAHDGLITSLAVSTVNGLVASASHDKFLKLWK from the exons ATGTCTCAGACCAACTGGGAAGCTGACAAGAT GTTAGATGTTTACATCCATGATTATCTTGTTAAGAGGGACTTGAAGGCTTCTGCTCAGGCCTTTCAAGCTGAAGGAAAAGTATCCTCGGACCCTGTTG CTATTGATGCCCCGGGAGGTTTTCTGTTCGAGTGGTGGTCGGTTTTCTGGGATATATTTATTGCAAGGACGAATGAGAAGCACTCAGAGGTTGCTGCTTCGTATATTGAG ACACAATTAATAAAGGCAAGGGAGCAACAACAGCAGCAGAACCAGCAGCAGCCACAACCCCAGCAGTCACAGCAtcaacaacagcagcagcaacaacacatGCAGATGCAACAGCTCCTGTTGCAGAGAGCAcagcaacagcagcagcaacaacaacaacaacagcagcagcagcagcagcaacaacaacaacagcagcagcagcagcaacaacaacaacaacaacagccacAATCGCAGCAACAACAGTCACAACCGCAACAACAGCAAAGTAGGGATAGGGCTCATCTTTTAAATGGTAGTGCAAATGGGTTAGTCGGAAACCCTGGAACTGCAAATGCACTAGCAACAAAAATGTATGAGGAAAGATTAAAACTTCCCCTTCAAAGGGACCCTTTGGATGATGCAGCAATGAAG CAAAGATTTGGTGAAAACATGGGCCAACTCTTGGACCCAAATCATGCATCGATATTAAAGTCAGCTGCAGCTCCTGGCCAGCCTTCAGg GCAAGTTTTGCATGGTGCTGCTGGTGGGATGTCTCCACAAGTTCAAGCACGTACTCAACAATTACCAGGGTCTACTCTG GATATTAAGGGTGAGATTAGTCCTGTTTTAAATCCCAGAGCTGCTGGTCCTGAAGGATCATTGATGGGAATGCCTG GATCAAATCAAGGTAGCAATAATTTGACTTTGAAAGGGTGGCCTCTCACA GGTTTGGAGCAACTGCGCTCTGGTCTACTCCAGCAACAAAAACCTTTCATGCAGGCTCCTCAACCTTTTCATCAACTCCAAATGTTGACACCACAGCATCAGCAACAGCTTATGCTGGCGCAACAAAATCTGGCATCACCATCTGCCAGTGAAGAAAGTAGAAGATTGAGAATGCTATTGAATAATAGGAATATTGGTCTAAATAAGGACAGTCTTTCAAATCCTGTTGGTGACGTGGTATCAAATGTCGGATCCCCTCTTCAAGGTGGTGGCCCTCCTTTTCCTCGTGGAGATACAGATATGCTAATGAAG TTGAAGCTGGCTCAGTTacagcaacagcaacaacagTCAAGTACTAATGCACAGCAGCAGCAGCTTCAACAACATGTCCTTTCAAACCAGCAATCTCAGACTTCTAATCATAGCATGCATCAGCAAGATAAAGTAGGGGGAGGTGGTGGCAGTGTCACTGTGGATGGTAGCATGTCAAACTCATTTAGAGGAAATGACCAG GTTTCAAAAAACCAGATTGTGAGAAAGAGAAAGCAGCCTGGATCCTCATCAGGTCCTGCCAATAGTTCAGGAACGGCAAATACAACAGGTCCATCACCAAGTTCAGCACCCTCAACTCCGTCGACTCATACGCCTGGAGATGTGATATCAATGCCTGCCTTGCCGCATAGTGGTAGTTCTTCAAAGCCTCTAATGATGTTTAGCACAGATGGTACTGGAACCCTTACGTCACCTTCTAACCAGTTG GCTGATGTGGATCGCTTTGTGGAGGATGGATCTCTAGATGAAAATGTCGAGTCTTTTTTGTCCCATGATGACACAGACCCTAGAGATACTGTTGGCCGTTGTATGGATGTAAGCAAAG gCTTCACATTTTCTGATGTAAATTCTGTACGGGCAAGCACAAGCAAAGTTGCCTGTTGCCATTTCTCATCTGATGGGAAGTTACTAGCAAGTGGTGGCCATGACAAAAGG GTTGTTTTATGGTACACAGATTCTCTAAAACAAAAGGCTACTCTTGAAGAGCATTCATCTTTGATTACTGATGTCCGTTTCAGTCCAAGCATGCCTCGTCTTGCAACATCTTCATTCGACAAAACTGTCAGGGTTTGGGATGTTGACAAT CCTGGTTATTCACTTCGTACTTTCACGGGACATTCAACATCTGTTATGTCACTAGATTTTCATCCAAATAAAGATGACCTCATCTGCTCTTGTGATGGTGATGGTGAGATACGGTATTGGAGCATAAACAATGGCAGTTGTGCTAGAGTGTCCAAG GGTGGCACCACACAGATGAGATTTCAGCCTCGTCTCGGGAGGTACCTTGCTGCAGCGGCAGAGAATATTGTGTCTATATTTGATGTGGAGACACAAGCGTGTCGATATTCACTAAAG GGACACACAAAACCAGTGGATTGTGTTTGTTGGGATCCTTCTGGGGAGTTGCTGGCATCTGTGAGTGAGGACTCTGTCAGGGTTTGGACTCTTGGATCAGGGAGTGAAGGGGAATGTGTTCATGAACTTAGCTGTAATGGCAATAAGTTTCATGCATCTGTTTTCCACCCAACGTACCCTTCATTGCTGGTCATTGGCTGTTACCAG TCATTGGAGCTGTGGAATATGAGCGAGAACAAGACAATGACTCTGTCTGCTCATGATGGTCTCATTACTTCCTTGGCGGTTTCAACTGTAAATGGTTTGGTTGCTTCAGCCAGTCATGACAAGTTCCTCAAGCTCTGGAAGTGA
- the LOC100816263 gene encoding transcriptional corepressor LEUNIG isoform X1, with product MSQTNWEADKMLDVYIHDYLVKRDLKASAQAFQAEGKVSSDPVAIDAPGGFLFEWWSVFWDIFIARTNEKHSEVAASYIETQLIKAREQQQQQNQQQPQPQQSQHQQQQQQQHMQMQQLLLQRAQQQQQQQQQQQQQQQQQQQQQQQQQQQQQQQQPQSQQQQSQPQQQQSRDRAHLLNGSANGLVGNPGTANALATKMYEERLKLPLQRDPLDDAAMKQRFGENMGQLLDPNHASILKSAAAPGQPSGQVLHGAAGGMSPQVQARTQQLPGSTLDIKGEISPVLNPRAAGPEGSLMGMPGSNQGSNNLTLKGWPLTGLEQLRSGLLQQQKPFMQAPQPFHQLQMLTPQHQQQLMLAQQNLASPSASEESRRLRMLLNNRNIGLNKDSLSNPVGDVVSNVGSPLQGGGPPFPRGDTDMLMKLKLAQLQQQQQQSSTNAQQQQLQQHVLSNQQSQTSNHSMHQQDKVGGGGGSVTVDGSMSNSFRGNDQVSKNQIVRKRKQPGSSSGPANSSGTANTTGPSPSSAPSTPSTHTPGDVISMPALPHSGSSSKPLMMFSTDGTGTLTSPSNQLWDDKDLELQADVDRFVEDGSLDENVESFLSHDDTDPRDTVGRCMDVSKGFTFSDVNSVRASTSKVACCHFSSDGKLLASGGHDKRVVLWYTDSLKQKATLEEHSSLITDVRFSPSMPRLATSSFDKTVRVWDVDNPGYSLRTFTGHSTSVMSLDFHPNKDDLICSCDGDGEIRYWSINNGSCARVSKGGTTQMRFQPRLGRYLAAAAENIVSIFDVETQACRYSLKGHTKPVDCVCWDPSGELLASVSEDSVRVWTLGSGSEGECVHELSCNGNKFHASVFHPTYPSLLVIGCYQSLELWNMSENKTMTLSAHDGLITSLAVSTVNGLVASASHDKFLKLWK from the exons ATGTCTCAGACCAACTGGGAAGCTGACAAGAT GTTAGATGTTTACATCCATGATTATCTTGTTAAGAGGGACTTGAAGGCTTCTGCTCAGGCCTTTCAAGCTGAAGGAAAAGTATCCTCGGACCCTGTTG CTATTGATGCCCCGGGAGGTTTTCTGTTCGAGTGGTGGTCGGTTTTCTGGGATATATTTATTGCAAGGACGAATGAGAAGCACTCAGAGGTTGCTGCTTCGTATATTGAG ACACAATTAATAAAGGCAAGGGAGCAACAACAGCAGCAGAACCAGCAGCAGCCACAACCCCAGCAGTCACAGCAtcaacaacagcagcagcaacaacacatGCAGATGCAACAGCTCCTGTTGCAGAGAGCAcagcaacagcagcagcaacaacaacaacaacagcagcagcagcagcagcaacaacaacaacagcagcagcagcagcaacaacaacaacaacaacagccacAATCGCAGCAACAACAGTCACAACCGCAACAACAGCAAAGTAGGGATAGGGCTCATCTTTTAAATGGTAGTGCAAATGGGTTAGTCGGAAACCCTGGAACTGCAAATGCACTAGCAACAAAAATGTATGAGGAAAGATTAAAACTTCCCCTTCAAAGGGACCCTTTGGATGATGCAGCAATGAAG CAAAGATTTGGTGAAAACATGGGCCAACTCTTGGACCCAAATCATGCATCGATATTAAAGTCAGCTGCAGCTCCTGGCCAGCCTTCAGg GCAAGTTTTGCATGGTGCTGCTGGTGGGATGTCTCCACAAGTTCAAGCACGTACTCAACAATTACCAGGGTCTACTCTG GATATTAAGGGTGAGATTAGTCCTGTTTTAAATCCCAGAGCTGCTGGTCCTGAAGGATCATTGATGGGAATGCCTG GATCAAATCAAGGTAGCAATAATTTGACTTTGAAAGGGTGGCCTCTCACA GGTTTGGAGCAACTGCGCTCTGGTCTACTCCAGCAACAAAAACCTTTCATGCAGGCTCCTCAACCTTTTCATCAACTCCAAATGTTGACACCACAGCATCAGCAACAGCTTATGCTGGCGCAACAAAATCTGGCATCACCATCTGCCAGTGAAGAAAGTAGAAGATTGAGAATGCTATTGAATAATAGGAATATTGGTCTAAATAAGGACAGTCTTTCAAATCCTGTTGGTGACGTGGTATCAAATGTCGGATCCCCTCTTCAAGGTGGTGGCCCTCCTTTTCCTCGTGGAGATACAGATATGCTAATGAAG TTGAAGCTGGCTCAGTTacagcaacagcaacaacagTCAAGTACTAATGCACAGCAGCAGCAGCTTCAACAACATGTCCTTTCAAACCAGCAATCTCAGACTTCTAATCATAGCATGCATCAGCAAGATAAAGTAGGGGGAGGTGGTGGCAGTGTCACTGTGGATGGTAGCATGTCAAACTCATTTAGAGGAAATGACCAG GTTTCAAAAAACCAGATTGTGAGAAAGAGAAAGCAGCCTGGATCCTCATCAGGTCCTGCCAATAGTTCAGGAACGGCAAATACAACAGGTCCATCACCAAGTTCAGCACCCTCAACTCCGTCGACTCATACGCCTGGAGATGTGATATCAATGCCTGCCTTGCCGCATAGTGGTAGTTCTTCAAAGCCTCTAATGATGTTTAGCACAGATGGTACTGGAACCCTTACGTCACCTTCTAACCAGTTG TGGGATGATAAGGATCTTGAATTGCAGGCTGATGTGGATCGCTTTGTGGAGGATGGATCTCTAGATGAAAATGTCGAGTCTTTTTTGTCCCATGATGACACAGACCCTAGAGATACTGTTGGCCGTTGTATGGATGTAAGCAAAG gCTTCACATTTTCTGATGTAAATTCTGTACGGGCAAGCACAAGCAAAGTTGCCTGTTGCCATTTCTCATCTGATGGGAAGTTACTAGCAAGTGGTGGCCATGACAAAAGG GTTGTTTTATGGTACACAGATTCTCTAAAACAAAAGGCTACTCTTGAAGAGCATTCATCTTTGATTACTGATGTCCGTTTCAGTCCAAGCATGCCTCGTCTTGCAACATCTTCATTCGACAAAACTGTCAGGGTTTGGGATGTTGACAAT CCTGGTTATTCACTTCGTACTTTCACGGGACATTCAACATCTGTTATGTCACTAGATTTTCATCCAAATAAAGATGACCTCATCTGCTCTTGTGATGGTGATGGTGAGATACGGTATTGGAGCATAAACAATGGCAGTTGTGCTAGAGTGTCCAAG GGTGGCACCACACAGATGAGATTTCAGCCTCGTCTCGGGAGGTACCTTGCTGCAGCGGCAGAGAATATTGTGTCTATATTTGATGTGGAGACACAAGCGTGTCGATATTCACTAAAG GGACACACAAAACCAGTGGATTGTGTTTGTTGGGATCCTTCTGGGGAGTTGCTGGCATCTGTGAGTGAGGACTCTGTCAGGGTTTGGACTCTTGGATCAGGGAGTGAAGGGGAATGTGTTCATGAACTTAGCTGTAATGGCAATAAGTTTCATGCATCTGTTTTCCACCCAACGTACCCTTCATTGCTGGTCATTGGCTGTTACCAG TCATTGGAGCTGTGGAATATGAGCGAGAACAAGACAATGACTCTGTCTGCTCATGATGGTCTCATTACTTCCTTGGCGGTTTCAACTGTAAATGGTTTGGTTGCTTCAGCCAGTCATGACAAGTTCCTCAAGCTCTGGAAGTGA
- the LOC100816263 gene encoding transcriptional corepressor LEUNIG isoform X4 codes for MSQTNWEADKMLDVYIHDYLVKRDLKASAQAFQAEGKVSSDPVAIDAPGGFLFEWWSVFWDIFIARTNEKHSEVAASYIETQLIKAREQQQQQNQQQPQPQQSQHQQQQQQQHMQMQQLLLQRAQQQQQQQQQQQQQQQQQQQQQQQQQQQQQQQQPQSQQQQSQPQQQQSRDRAHLLNGSANGLVGNPGTANALATKMYEERLKLPLQRDPLDDAAMKQRFGENMGQLLDPNHASILKSAAAPGQPSGQVLHGAAGGMSPQVQARTQQLPGSTLDIKGEISPVLNPRAAGPEGSLMGMPGSNQGSNNLTLKGWPLTGLEQLRSGLLQQQKPFMQAPQPFHQLQMLTPQHQQQLMLAQQNLASPSASEESRRLRMLLNNRNIGLNKDSLSNPVGDVVSNVGSPLQGGGPPFPRGDTDMLMKLKLAQLQQQQQQSSTNAQQQQLQQHVLSNQQSQTSNHSMHQQDKVGGGGGSVTVDGSMSNSFRGNDQIVRKRKQPGSSSGPANSSGTANTTGPSPSSAPSTPSTHTPGDVISMPALPHSGSSSKPLMMFSTDGTGTLTSPSNQLADVDRFVEDGSLDENVESFLSHDDTDPRDTVGRCMDVSKGFTFSDVNSVRASTSKVACCHFSSDGKLLASGGHDKRVVLWYTDSLKQKATLEEHSSLITDVRFSPSMPRLATSSFDKTVRVWDVDNPGYSLRTFTGHSTSVMSLDFHPNKDDLICSCDGDGEIRYWSINNGSCARVSKGGTTQMRFQPRLGRYLAAAAENIVSIFDVETQACRYSLKGHTKPVDCVCWDPSGELLASVSEDSVRVWTLGSGSEGECVHELSCNGNKFHASVFHPTYPSLLVIGCYQSLELWNMSENKTMTLSAHDGLITSLAVSTVNGLVASASHDKFLKLWK; via the exons ATGTCTCAGACCAACTGGGAAGCTGACAAGAT GTTAGATGTTTACATCCATGATTATCTTGTTAAGAGGGACTTGAAGGCTTCTGCTCAGGCCTTTCAAGCTGAAGGAAAAGTATCCTCGGACCCTGTTG CTATTGATGCCCCGGGAGGTTTTCTGTTCGAGTGGTGGTCGGTTTTCTGGGATATATTTATTGCAAGGACGAATGAGAAGCACTCAGAGGTTGCTGCTTCGTATATTGAG ACACAATTAATAAAGGCAAGGGAGCAACAACAGCAGCAGAACCAGCAGCAGCCACAACCCCAGCAGTCACAGCAtcaacaacagcagcagcaacaacacatGCAGATGCAACAGCTCCTGTTGCAGAGAGCAcagcaacagcagcagcaacaacaacaacaacagcagcagcagcagcagcaacaacaacaacagcagcagcagcagcaacaacaacaacaacaacagccacAATCGCAGCAACAACAGTCACAACCGCAACAACAGCAAAGTAGGGATAGGGCTCATCTTTTAAATGGTAGTGCAAATGGGTTAGTCGGAAACCCTGGAACTGCAAATGCACTAGCAACAAAAATGTATGAGGAAAGATTAAAACTTCCCCTTCAAAGGGACCCTTTGGATGATGCAGCAATGAAG CAAAGATTTGGTGAAAACATGGGCCAACTCTTGGACCCAAATCATGCATCGATATTAAAGTCAGCTGCAGCTCCTGGCCAGCCTTCAGg GCAAGTTTTGCATGGTGCTGCTGGTGGGATGTCTCCACAAGTTCAAGCACGTACTCAACAATTACCAGGGTCTACTCTG GATATTAAGGGTGAGATTAGTCCTGTTTTAAATCCCAGAGCTGCTGGTCCTGAAGGATCATTGATGGGAATGCCTG GATCAAATCAAGGTAGCAATAATTTGACTTTGAAAGGGTGGCCTCTCACA GGTTTGGAGCAACTGCGCTCTGGTCTACTCCAGCAACAAAAACCTTTCATGCAGGCTCCTCAACCTTTTCATCAACTCCAAATGTTGACACCACAGCATCAGCAACAGCTTATGCTGGCGCAACAAAATCTGGCATCACCATCTGCCAGTGAAGAAAGTAGAAGATTGAGAATGCTATTGAATAATAGGAATATTGGTCTAAATAAGGACAGTCTTTCAAATCCTGTTGGTGACGTGGTATCAAATGTCGGATCCCCTCTTCAAGGTGGTGGCCCTCCTTTTCCTCGTGGAGATACAGATATGCTAATGAAG TTGAAGCTGGCTCAGTTacagcaacagcaacaacagTCAAGTACTAATGCACAGCAGCAGCAGCTTCAACAACATGTCCTTTCAAACCAGCAATCTCAGACTTCTAATCATAGCATGCATCAGCAAGATAAAGTAGGGGGAGGTGGTGGCAGTGTCACTGTGGATGGTAGCATGTCAAACTCATTTAGAGGAAATGACCAG ATTGTGAGAAAGAGAAAGCAGCCTGGATCCTCATCAGGTCCTGCCAATAGTTCAGGAACGGCAAATACAACAGGTCCATCACCAAGTTCAGCACCCTCAACTCCGTCGACTCATACGCCTGGAGATGTGATATCAATGCCTGCCTTGCCGCATAGTGGTAGTTCTTCAAAGCCTCTAATGATGTTTAGCACAGATGGTACTGGAACCCTTACGTCACCTTCTAACCAGTTG GCTGATGTGGATCGCTTTGTGGAGGATGGATCTCTAGATGAAAATGTCGAGTCTTTTTTGTCCCATGATGACACAGACCCTAGAGATACTGTTGGCCGTTGTATGGATGTAAGCAAAG gCTTCACATTTTCTGATGTAAATTCTGTACGGGCAAGCACAAGCAAAGTTGCCTGTTGCCATTTCTCATCTGATGGGAAGTTACTAGCAAGTGGTGGCCATGACAAAAGG GTTGTTTTATGGTACACAGATTCTCTAAAACAAAAGGCTACTCTTGAAGAGCATTCATCTTTGATTACTGATGTCCGTTTCAGTCCAAGCATGCCTCGTCTTGCAACATCTTCATTCGACAAAACTGTCAGGGTTTGGGATGTTGACAAT CCTGGTTATTCACTTCGTACTTTCACGGGACATTCAACATCTGTTATGTCACTAGATTTTCATCCAAATAAAGATGACCTCATCTGCTCTTGTGATGGTGATGGTGAGATACGGTATTGGAGCATAAACAATGGCAGTTGTGCTAGAGTGTCCAAG GGTGGCACCACACAGATGAGATTTCAGCCTCGTCTCGGGAGGTACCTTGCTGCAGCGGCAGAGAATATTGTGTCTATATTTGATGTGGAGACACAAGCGTGTCGATATTCACTAAAG GGACACACAAAACCAGTGGATTGTGTTTGTTGGGATCCTTCTGGGGAGTTGCTGGCATCTGTGAGTGAGGACTCTGTCAGGGTTTGGACTCTTGGATCAGGGAGTGAAGGGGAATGTGTTCATGAACTTAGCTGTAATGGCAATAAGTTTCATGCATCTGTTTTCCACCCAACGTACCCTTCATTGCTGGTCATTGGCTGTTACCAG TCATTGGAGCTGTGGAATATGAGCGAGAACAAGACAATGACTCTGTCTGCTCATGATGGTCTCATTACTTCCTTGGCGGTTTCAACTGTAAATGGTTTGGTTGCTTCAGCCAGTCATGACAAGTTCCTCAAGCTCTGGAAGTGA